CGGCAGCGGCCAGGGCGACGGCTATGGCCGTCACCCGCAGCTTCGGCCGAGTCGTCGACATGATGCGCATCAGTTGTCTCCTTGTCGTGTGCTGCTCTGCGAACCGCCCGGATTGGGCGGCGCAGGGGTGTGCTAGCCGGCGTTGACGGCGACGACCTCCGCCGCCTTCTTGATCAGCTGCGCCGTCTCGTCGGGGTGAGAGACCATGACGACGTGGCTGGAGGTGACCTCCGCGGTGACCGCGTCCATGCGCCGGGCGAACAGGCGCTGAGCGTCCGCCGGGATGGCCTGGTCCTCGGTGGCGACCAGGTACCAGGAGGGCAGGTGCGTCCAGGCCGGGTCGCCCATCACGTCGCCGAAGGTGGACGCGGCCAGCGGCTGCTGGGCGGCGTGCATGACCCTGGCCCTGACCGGGTCGACGTCGGCGGCGAAGTGGTTGACGTAGTCGTCCTCTGGCAGCCAGCCCAGGCCCTGCTTGTCGATGAACTGGTTTGCCACAGCCGGGGGCACAGGGCCCTGCGACAGCAGTCCG
The Streptacidiphilus albus JL83 genome window above contains:
- a CDS encoding alpha/beta fold hydrolase — translated: MSVRPNIVLVHGAWADGSCWSGVVERLQADGYHVTAPQFPMTALAADVARLRQVLELQDGPTVVVGHSYGGQIITALGADAPNAAALVYVAAFAIDQGESLGGLLSQGPVPPAVANQFIDKQGLGWLPEDDYVNHFAADVDPVRARVMHAAQQPLAASTFGDVMGDPAWTHLPSWYLVATEDQAIPADAQRLFARRMDAVTAEVTSSHVVMVSHPDETAQLIKKAAEVVAVNAG